A single uncultured Methanolobus sp. DNA region contains:
- the purF gene encoding amidophosphoribosyltransferase has product MREECGVVGIVQFDEEPHPVPSALRIYYALYALQHRGQESAGVTVHDGKEPHTLKGMGLVPEVFNKDELVGLKGNVGIGHVRYSTSGDSRIENCQPFIVKYKSGNVALAHNGNLVNSHALRDQLEAEGHVFVASSDTEVLAHLLVKELLKHDPIDAVRNVMKQLNGSYSLTILIDNVLMAVRDPMGFKPLCFGTIDSGYVVASESVAIDTLNGKLIRDVKPGELLIFRDGEVESHQLFEEKYCAHCVFEYVYFARPDSIIDGQLVYKVRERIGERLAREHPVNGDMVSPVPDSGITSAIGYAKQSKIDYEESLMKNRYIGRTFILPGQAMRETAVRLKMNTIGQNIKGKKVVLIDDSIVRGTTSRRIIDMVRNAGATEVHARIGSPPIIAPCYLGIDMASREELIAAHKSIQGVEAMINADSLGYLSIDGLVESIGIDRDDLCVGCLTGAYPVDIPGESLCQRKQLKLNEF; this is encoded by the coding sequence ATGCGCGAAGAATGCGGTGTTGTAGGGATTGTTCAGTTCGATGAAGAACCACATCCAGTACCCTCCGCACTTCGTATCTATTATGCTCTATATGCTCTGCAGCATCGTGGCCAGGAATCCGCTGGAGTAACTGTCCATGATGGCAAGGAGCCTCATACTCTAAAGGGTATGGGTCTTGTGCCTGAGGTTTTCAACAAGGATGAACTTGTTGGCCTTAAAGGCAATGTGGGCATCGGCCACGTTCGCTATTCTACTTCCGGTGACTCGCGTATAGAGAATTGCCAGCCTTTTATTGTAAAATACAAGAGTGGTAATGTTGCTCTTGCACACAATGGTAATCTCGTCAACAGTCATGCTCTGCGCGATCAGCTTGAGGCAGAAGGCCATGTATTCGTTGCTAGTTCTGACACAGAGGTATTAGCTCATCTTCTGGTAAAGGAACTTTTGAAGCATGATCCTATTGATGCTGTACGTAATGTTATGAAGCAACTCAATGGGTCGTATTCACTTACCATATTGATAGATAACGTGCTAATGGCTGTAAGGGATCCAATGGGATTCAAGCCTTTGTGCTTTGGTACTATTGATTCCGGTTATGTGGTTGCTTCCGAAAGTGTGGCTATTGATACGCTGAACGGTAAGCTTATCAGGGATGTGAAACCTGGGGAGCTTCTTATTTTCCGTGATGGTGAAGTAGAATCTCACCAGCTCTTTGAAGAGAAATATTGTGCACACTGTGTTTTTGAGTATGTTTATTTTGCACGTCCTGATTCTATTATAGACGGACAACTTGTCTACAAGGTTCGTGAAAGAATAGGTGAAAGGCTTGCACGCGAACATCCTGTGAACGGTGATATGGTATCTCCTGTTCCTGACTCAGGTATAACTTCTGCAATCGGTTATGCGAAGCAGTCAAAGATCGATTACGAAGAAAGCCTTATGAAGAACCGTTATATTGGTCGTACATTCATTCTTCCGGGGCAGGCAATGCGTGAGACTGCCGTGCGCCTGAAAATGAATACTATTGGTCAGAATATCAAGGGCAAGAAAGTCGTTCTAATTGATGACAGTATTGTAAGGGGTACAACCTCACGCCGCATTATTGACATGGTGCGCAACGCAGGTGCCACTGAAGTGCATGCCCGTATTGGAAGTCCGCCGATCATCGCTCCATGTTATCTTGGAATTGACATGGCTTCAAGGGAAGAGCTCATAGCAGCTCACAAGAGCATCCAGGGTGTTGAAGCAATGATCAATGCAGATTCGCTTGGTTATCTTAGTATAGATGGTCTGGTAGAATCAATAGGCATAGACCGGGATGATCTTTGTGTAGGTTGTCTTACAGGTGCATATCCTGTAGATATTCCTGGTGAAAGCCTGTGTCAGAGAAAGCAGTTAAAGCTGAATGAGTTTTAA
- a CDS encoding 50S ribosomal protein L37e, producing MSKGTPSMGKRQKRTHVKCRRCGSVSLNIHTKQCTSCGFGKSTRMRSYKWQAKCKY from the coding sequence ATGTCAAAAGGTACTCCCTCAATGGGTAAAAGACAAAAGCGCACACATGTAAAATGCAGGCGCTGCGGTAGTGTTTCACTTAACATTCATACAAAACAGTGTACATCATGTGGCTTTGGAAAAAGCACACGCATGAGAAGCTACAAGTGGCAGGCAAAGTGCAAATATTAA
- a CDS encoding LSm family protein yields MGNRPLDILNDALNTPVIVRLKGAREFRGKLQGYDVHMNLVLDDAEELKDGEIVRKLGSVVIRGDNVVYVSP; encoded by the coding sequence ATGGGAAACAGACCTCTTGATATATTGAACGATGCTTTGAACACACCTGTAATTGTGAGACTTAAAGGCGCAAGGGAATTCCGTGGAAAACTCCAGGGATATGACGTACATATGAACCTTGTACTTGATGATGCAGAAGAACTTAAGGACGGAGAAATTGTAAGGAAACTGGGTAGTGTTGTAATCAGAGGTGACAACGTAGTTTACGTATCTCCCTGA
- the thiD gene encoding bifunctional hydroxymethylpyrimidine kinase/phosphomethylpyrimidine kinase, whose protein sequence is MSKIPVILTIAGSDSGGGAGVEADIKTIASLGLHPACAITSVTAQNTLGVRSAHDIPCNVIIEQVDAVCEDMDITWAKSGMLSSSEITSTVAEMVKKHNLKIVVDPVMAAEAGGDLLRKEAVKTLRDELLPVAEVVTPNINEANTLAEMQIRTVEDAKLAAKVISETGVKYVIVTGGHLDASDIIYDSCNDRYFIIPGTFVKGGTHGSGCTYSSSLASFLAKGHNIDEAARMAKEFVVEGIKGSVPVGKGVGPVNQLAWLLNNVERCTILNNVRDSVQILKETNAFAKLIPEVGCNIAMAVRNAQSPADIAAVTGRIVKVKSSAHVVGDVEFNASSHVARIILSAMKYDPSYRAAMNIKYSENTLDVCRELGLTISSFSREDEPSDTHTMDWGTSFAIEAFGSVPDIIYDKGGVGKEAMIRIMGQNVVDVAKTAGKIAEKYQQS, encoded by the coding sequence ATGAGTAAAATACCAGTCATACTAACAATAGCAGGTTCGGACTCCGGCGGAGGTGCAGGAGTTGAAGCAGACATCAAGACAATAGCTTCACTAGGACTCCATCCGGCATGTGCTATAACATCAGTTACTGCCCAGAACACCCTGGGAGTCAGAAGTGCCCATGATATCCCCTGCAATGTTATTATAGAACAGGTTGATGCCGTCTGCGAAGATATGGATATCACATGGGCAAAATCCGGCATGCTTTCCTCATCAGAAATTACCTCAACTGTTGCAGAAATGGTTAAAAAACACAACCTGAAAATTGTGGTTGATCCGGTTATGGCAGCAGAAGCTGGAGGGGACCTTCTCCGGAAAGAAGCTGTTAAAACCTTGCGAGATGAACTATTACCTGTTGCAGAAGTTGTAACGCCAAACATCAACGAGGCAAATACACTTGCAGAAATGCAGATAAGAACAGTTGAAGACGCAAAACTTGCCGCAAAAGTGATCAGCGAAACAGGAGTGAAATATGTCATTGTCACCGGCGGACACCTGGATGCCTCAGATATAATATATGATTCCTGCAATGACAGGTACTTTATAATCCCCGGCACTTTTGTGAAAGGTGGAACCCACGGTTCAGGATGCACTTATTCCTCTTCTCTTGCTTCTTTCCTCGCTAAAGGACATAACATTGATGAAGCCGCCAGAATGGCAAAGGAATTTGTCGTTGAAGGTATCAAAGGAAGTGTTCCTGTTGGCAAAGGCGTCGGACCGGTTAACCAGCTTGCATGGCTTTTGAACAATGTGGAACGGTGCACAATTCTCAATAATGTACGAGATAGCGTACAAATATTAAAAGAAACAAATGCTTTTGCAAAGCTCATCCCCGAAGTAGGATGCAATATCGCAATGGCAGTCCGGAATGCACAAAGTCCGGCAGACATAGCGGCTGTGACCGGCAGGATAGTAAAGGTCAAAAGCAGTGCCCATGTCGTAGGAGATGTCGAGTTCAATGCAAGCAGTCATGTTGCCAGAATAATCCTGTCAGCGATGAAATATGACCCTTCTTATAGGGCTGCAATGAATATCAAATATTCAGAAAACACCCTTGATGTTTGCAGGGAACTTGGACTTACAATATCATCATTCTCAAGAGAGGATGAACCGTCTGACACACATACAATGGATTGGGGAACATCCTTTGCAATTGAAGCCTTCGGATCCGTACCTGATATAATATACGACAAAGGCGGAGTCGGAAAAGAAGCCATGATCCGCATCATGGGACAGAATGTTGTTGATGTAGCTAAAACCGCTGGAAAGATAGCTGAAAAGTACCAGCAGTCATGA
- a CDS encoding DEAD/DEAH box helicase codes for MEAEFFKDLYLSKEIRKSIREMGFRKATEIQEKCIPAIMEGKDVIGHAQTGTGKTAAFGIPLMEMLEPAEKKTQALILCPTRELAIQVAEELGKLAKYIPEMQILPVYGGAAMESQANGLKNGAHIVVGTPGRIIDHLERENFRTDEIGIVVLDEADEMLNMGFRDDIERILDGTPADRQTLLFSATMPEPILKLTETYQNEPAHIKVVQEKLTVPQVRQYYFEVKDNAKPESLRRLLEAENIKSALVFCNTKKEVDKLVIKLRSRGYPADALHGDVKQNKREQRMNKFRDEDIGILIATDVAARGIDVDNIEVVFNYDLPHDPEIYVHRIGRTARAGRPGLAYSFVTTKEKAKLESIEETTNTAIIKRELPSNRDIETIKENRVADEIKMLIRRGKLDKYDEFVAGIADDDTDYRQIAAALAKMLLKGEN; via the coding sequence ATGGAAGCAGAATTTTTCAAAGACCTTTACCTGTCAAAGGAAATAAGAAAAAGTATCCGTGAAATGGGTTTCAGGAAAGCGACAGAGATACAGGAGAAATGTATCCCGGCAATAATGGAAGGTAAAGATGTCATCGGTCATGCCCAGACAGGAACCGGTAAGACTGCAGCCTTTGGCATACCTCTTATGGAAATGCTCGAACCGGCAGAGAAAAAGACCCAGGCACTCATACTTTGTCCGACAAGGGAACTTGCGATACAGGTAGCCGAAGAACTGGGAAAACTGGCGAAATACATCCCTGAAATGCAGATCTTGCCTGTTTACGGCGGAGCTGCAATGGAGTCACAGGCAAATGGCCTGAAAAATGGTGCTCATATCGTAGTGGGAACGCCGGGAAGAATAATTGACCATCTTGAAAGAGAAAACTTCCGCACAGATGAGATTGGAATTGTTGTGCTTGACGAAGCAGATGAAATGCTGAATATGGGATTCAGGGATGATATTGAGAGGATACTTGACGGCACACCGGCAGACAGGCAGACACTTTTGTTCTCGGCGACGATGCCGGAACCAATACTCAAACTGACAGAGACATACCAGAATGAACCCGCACATATTAAAGTGGTACAGGAAAAACTGACAGTACCACAGGTCAGGCAATATTATTTTGAAGTAAAGGACAACGCAAAACCCGAATCCCTGAGACGGCTTCTTGAAGCAGAGAACATCAAGTCCGCGCTTGTGTTCTGTAATACAAAAAAGGAAGTTGACAAACTTGTCATCAAGCTGCGCTCCAGAGGTTATCCTGCGGATGCTCTGCACGGAGATGTCAAGCAAAATAAGAGAGAGCAGCGCATGAACAAGTTCAGGGATGAAGATATAGGCATCCTTATTGCCACTGATGTTGCTGCAAGAGGAATAGATGTTGATAACATCGAAGTAGTCTTCAATTATGACCTGCCGCATGACCCTGAAATATATGTGCACAGGATAGGAAGGACAGCACGTGCCGGCAGACCCGGACTTGCATACAGTTTTGTGACCACGAAAGAAAAGGCAAAGCTGGAATCCATTGAAGAGACAACTAATACTGCCATAATCAAGAGAGAACTCCCAAGCAACCGTGACATTGAGACAATAAAGGAGAACAGGGTTGCCGATGAGATCAAAATGCTCATCAGGCGTGGAAAACTTGACAAATACGATGAGTTCGTCGCCGGTATTGCAGACGATGACACAGATTACCGCCAGATAGCAGCAGCCCTTGCAAAGATGTTGCTTAAAGGCGAAAACTGA
- the trmY gene encoding tRNA (pseudouridine(54)-N(1))-methyltransferase TrmY, translating to MKDFVIIGHKAMTSGDFSLNDLPGSAGRMDILCRCVNSALFLSHGMRRDINVHLVLQGEPDPSKIVRFNGEKLKYLNPDERSSGALIKKALEKEVIEYETQSTPGVYIRRAGLEQLLSEFSEAGRDVYYLREDGEDIREYSELSSDAVFVLGDHMGVTEEEEEMIDKVAKSTLNIGPISLHSDHCMIIIHNELDRKEA from the coding sequence ATGAAAGATTTTGTGATAATAGGACATAAAGCAATGACAAGCGGAGATTTCTCCTTAAACGACCTTCCCGGTTCTGCCGGAAGAATGGACATACTCTGCAGATGTGTCAATTCAGCCCTTTTCCTGTCACACGGAATGAGGCGTGATATAAATGTCCACCTTGTGCTTCAGGGAGAACCTGACCCCAGTAAAATAGTCAGGTTCAATGGCGAGAAACTGAAGTACCTCAACCCTGATGAAAGGAGCAGTGGAGCGCTCATCAAGAAAGCACTGGAAAAGGAGGTAATAGAATATGAGACACAGTCTACTCCGGGAGTCTACATACGCCGTGCAGGACTTGAACAATTGCTCAGTGAATTCAGCGAGGCAGGCAGGGATGTTTACTACCTGAGAGAGGATGGAGAGGACATAAGAGAGTACTCTGAACTTAGCTCTGATGCTGTATTTGTCCTGGGAGACCACATGGGAGTCACCGAGGAGGAAGAGGAAATGATAGACAAGGTTGCAAAAAGTACCCTTAACATCGGACCTATTTCCCTGCATTCAGACCATTGTATGATAATCATCCACAATGAACTTGACAGGAAAGAGGCATAA
- a CDS encoding tRNA pseudouridine(54/55) synthase Pus10 yields the protein MTILETAKKIIEEGPICDHCMGRQFAKLSTGLTNVERGQAIKLALAMEGDAMFKESGDDSLLEELAKSSKYARKTLKIEGEDEKCWVCLGIFENLDVWADKAVESIGDREYSTFLVGTKVSGLIGENEEILWSECGITQAEQFKTEMNREVGKLISARTGKDVEFERPDLVITLDIAEEKTSVQVKSLYIQGRYRKLIRGIPQTRWPCRSCGGRGCEQCDNTGKQYPESVDELIGKELVDMTEGTDSKFHGAGREDIDALMLGTGRPFVVEAVNPKIRSIDVWDLEKKINAFADGKVEVEGLKIVEKAVIENLKSSKADKVYNLKVTFKEPVSTDKLEDAVNSLIGVQIHQRTPQRVAHRRADLVRKRYVHNMKLVEKTEEFAIIEVHCDGGLYVKELTSGDDGRTEPSLTGLLGIQAKVDELNVIKVDI from the coding sequence ATGACCATACTTGAAACCGCTAAGAAAATAATTGAAGAAGGCCCCATCTGCGACCATTGTATGGGCAGGCAGTTCGCCAAGTTATCTACCGGCCTTACCAATGTTGAAAGAGGACAGGCCATTAAGCTGGCCCTGGCAATGGAAGGCGACGCAATGTTCAAGGAATCTGGCGATGATTCCCTCCTTGAAGAACTGGCAAAGAGCAGCAAATATGCCAGAAAGACATTGAAGATAGAAGGCGAGGATGAGAAATGCTGGGTATGCCTTGGTATTTTTGAAAACCTTGATGTCTGGGCAGACAAAGCGGTGGAAAGCATAGGAGACAGGGAGTATTCAACATTCCTTGTTGGTACAAAGGTCAGCGGACTCATTGGGGAAAACGAGGAAATACTCTGGAGCGAGTGCGGCATCACACAGGCTGAGCAGTTCAAAACAGAAATGAACCGTGAGGTCGGCAAGCTCATTTCCGCACGCACTGGCAAAGATGTGGAATTTGAGAGACCGGATCTTGTTATAACTCTTGACATTGCGGAAGAAAAGACAAGTGTACAGGTTAAATCACTCTACATACAGGGAAGATACAGAAAACTCATAAGAGGAATACCACAGACAAGATGGCCATGCAGAAGCTGCGGCGGCAGGGGATGCGAGCAGTGTGACAACACCGGCAAGCAGTATCCTGAATCTGTGGATGAGCTTATAGGCAAGGAACTTGTCGATATGACAGAAGGAACTGATTCCAAGTTCCACGGTGCCGGCAGGGAAGATATCGATGCTCTGATGTTAGGTACCGGCAGACCATTTGTAGTAGAAGCTGTAAATCCGAAAATACGGAGCATAGATGTCTGGGACCTTGAAAAGAAGATCAATGCGTTTGCAGACGGCAAAGTTGAGGTTGAAGGACTTAAGATTGTTGAGAAGGCAGTAATTGAGAACCTGAAGTCTTCAAAGGCGGATAAAGTTTATAACCTTAAAGTTACATTCAAAGAGCCTGTTTCCACGGACAAACTGGAAGATGCTGTAAATTCACTAATCGGAGTACAGATACATCAGAGGACTCCGCAGAGAGTGGCCCACAGAAGAGCGGACCTTGTCAGGAAACGATATGTTCACAACATGAAGCTCGTTGAGAAAACAGAGGAATTCGCTATCATCGAAGTACATTGTGATGGCGGTCTGTATGTCAAGGAACTTACATCTGGAGACGATGGAAGAACAGAGCCAAGTCTTACAGGGCTTCTGGGTATTCAGGCAAAGGTTGATGAACTCAACGTCATTAAAGTGGACATATAA
- a CDS encoding 50S ribosomal protein L21e yields the protein MATSHGEKHCTRYKLKKTSRERGLSPVSKAIQEFDCGQMVHIDIDPSVQKGMPHARFQGKTGKVLGQRGRAYILQIRDGNAMKELISLPQHLKPQKY from the coding sequence ATGGCAACATCACACGGTGAAAAACACTGCACAAGATACAAGTTAAAGAAGACCTCAAGAGAAAGAGGGCTTTCACCAGTAAGCAAGGCAATCCAGGAATTCGACTGCGGCCAGATGGTTCACATCGATATCGACCCAAGCGTACAGAAGGGAATGCCACACGCAAGATTCCAGGGAAAGACCGGAAAGGTCCTCGGCCAGCGCGGGCGTGCCTATATCTTACAGATAAGGGACGGAAACGCAATGAAGGAACTCATATCCCTTCCACAGCACCTTAAACCACAGAAATACTAA
- a CDS encoding RNA polymerase Rpb4 family protein — protein sequence MIVKEVLSEELLTLAEVKGMLHEIMEERLNSEEELGYELRKAINHAEMFSKTTPEKARDLVNKLLELEKMKPEIAIRIADIMPQSRDELRSLYAKERFTLTEEELDDMLNLVEEAMD from the coding sequence ATGATAGTAAAAGAAGTTCTTAGTGAAGAGTTGTTGACCCTGGCCGAAGTTAAGGGTATGCTGCACGAGATTATGGAAGAACGCCTCAACAGTGAAGAAGAGTTGGGCTATGAACTGCGCAAAGCTATCAACCATGCAGAGATGTTCTCAAAGACAACTCCTGAAAAGGCAAGAGATCTTGTAAACAAACTTCTTGAGCTGGAAAAAATGAAGCCTGAGATCGCAATAAGAATTGCGGACATCATGCCACAGTCAAGAGATGAGCTCAGATCACTTTACGCAAAGGAAAGATTCACACTTACCGAAGAAGAACTCGATGACATGCTAAACCTTGTTGAAGAAGCAATGGATTAG
- a CDS encoding DUF655 domain-containing protein, which produces MTVRGKPPEKEEYAWILDYLPYGSTDDKRPSYQKKPLVQAVGENHFVLMELVPKEGKVPDIQARVYIGDGDRDLIDHVKHRIAYTDLSHGAQLELPYILEMTVKHHEERFVQFFNDAHPITNRLHMLELLPGIGKKLMWAIIDERKKGTFKTLAELHERVGGVHSPEKVIVNRIIEELKDENIKYRLFTTPSRRPRTH; this is translated from the coding sequence ATGACAGTAAGGGGAAAACCACCTGAGAAAGAAGAGTATGCATGGATTTTAGATTATCTTCCATATGGAAGCACCGATGATAAACGCCCTTCATATCAAAAGAAACCTCTTGTCCAGGCAGTCGGAGAGAACCATTTTGTTCTGATGGAGCTTGTGCCAAAGGAAGGAAAAGTTCCAGATATACAGGCAAGAGTTTACATTGGTGACGGTGACAGGGATCTTATTGACCATGTAAAGCACCGTATTGCATATACAGATCTCAGCCACGGAGCTCAGCTTGAGTTGCCGTACATTTTAGAAATGACCGTGAAACACCACGAAGAAAGGTTTGTACAGTTCTTTAACGATGCCCACCCCATCACAAACAGACTTCATATGCTTGAGCTACTCCCAGGAATCGGAAAGAAGCTCATGTGGGCCATCATTGATGAAAGGAAAAAAGGAACCTTCAAGACTCTTGCTGAACTACATGAAAGAGTCGGAGGAGTACACTCCCCTGAAAAGGTCATCGTGAACAGGATAATAGAAGAGCTGAAGGATGAGAACATCAAATACAGGCTTTTCACAACCCCTTCACGCCGCCCACGTACTCATTAA
- the rsmA gene encoding 16S rRNA (adenine(1518)-N(6)/adenine(1519)-N(6))-dimethyltransferase RsmA, translating into MVYEILRKYGIRGGYHDQHFLIDERILDRIVDAADIQPHETILEIGAGIGNLTERLMEKAGHVIAIERDPELVYVLKDRFGEPENFTLIHGDVLDVDFPPFDKVVANLPYSISSEITFKLFKYDFKLAILMYQYEFAQRLVSQANSKDYSRLSVNAHYFADTSMIMKIPRGAFSPPPEVLSAVVEIKPRPAHFEVLDEEYFLDFVTAVFGQRRKKMRNSIIRNKQLLDIDDMKEFINELPQELLDKRPENLEPEQFAELANMMFRHKQK; encoded by the coding sequence TTGGTCTATGAGATACTTCGAAAATATGGTATCCGTGGTGGATACCATGACCAGCATTTTTTGATCGACGAAAGGATCCTTGACAGGATCGTCGATGCAGCAGACATACAACCCCATGAGACAATACTGGAAATAGGTGCAGGTATCGGAAACCTCACTGAAAGGCTCATGGAAAAAGCCGGCCATGTCATTGCGATCGAGAGAGATCCGGAACTTGTTTATGTACTGAAGGACCGTTTCGGAGAGCCGGAGAATTTCACGCTCATACACGGAGATGTGCTTGATGTTGATTTCCCGCCTTTTGACAAAGTAGTGGCAAATCTGCCATATTCAATTTCATCCGAAATTACATTCAAACTTTTCAAATACGACTTCAAGCTGGCAATACTGATGTACCAGTACGAATTTGCACAGAGACTGGTATCACAAGCCAACTCTAAGGATTACAGCCGTCTGTCAGTCAATGCACACTATTTTGCAGACACTTCAATGATAATGAAAATACCAAGAGGAGCATTCTCACCTCCACCAGAGGTTCTTTCCGCAGTTGTTGAGATTAAACCACGTCCTGCTCATTTTGAAGTTCTGGATGAGGAGTATTTCCTTGATTTCGTTACTGCCGTATTCGGACAGAGACGAAAGAAGATGAGAAATTCCATAATCAGGAATAAGCAGCTTCTGGACATTGATGACATGAAGGAATTCATAAATGAGTTACCGCAGGAATTGCTTGATAAAAGGCCGGAAAATCTTGAACCTGAACAATTCGCAGAACTTGCAAATATGATGTTCAGGCATAAACAGAAGTAA
- a CDS encoding HemK2/MTQ2 family protein methyltransferase, which translates to MVTIEHQSAKVTLAEQVYEPAEDSYLLADTALERVKDGMDVLEIGTGTGFVSAVLKAKKDIKLVATEISPIAAKCAKSNGIDVIRTDMFSGLKDEKQFDVIIFNPPYLPTSEDEKVPGWLNYAFDGGVDGRKDVEPFMQQVSNYLKPHGFILMLISSLTGIDEVIQKMNKYSFKAQVVASEKCSFEKLVVIMASAITTE; encoded by the coding sequence ATGGTCACAATTGAACACCAAAGTGCAAAGGTCACACTGGCCGAACAGGTTTATGAACCCGCCGAAGATTCCTATTTACTGGCAGATACTGCGCTTGAACGTGTAAAAGATGGCATGGATGTTCTGGAAATAGGAACCGGAACTGGTTTTGTTTCTGCTGTCCTTAAAGCCAAAAAAGATATCAAACTCGTTGCTACAGAGATCAGCCCGATTGCAGCAAAATGTGCAAAATCAAATGGAATAGATGTTATAAGAACTGACATGTTTTCAGGACTAAAAGATGAAAAACAGTTTGATGTTATTATATTTAATCCACCGTACCTCCCGACATCTGAAGATGAAAAAGTACCCGGGTGGCTGAACTATGCTTTTGACGGCGGAGTGGACGGACGCAAGGACGTAGAACCTTTTATGCAGCAGGTCAGCAACTACCTCAAACCTCATGGATTTATTCTTATGCTGATATCATCACTTACAGGAATAGACGAAGTTATTCAGAAGATGAATAAATACTCTTTCAAAGCACAAGTGGTTGCCAGTGAAAAATGCTCTTTTGAAAAACTGGTAGTCATTATGGCAAGTGCAATAACTACCGAATAA